tgcttccctcccttccaGAGTGTCACAGCACACAGCCTGGTGCTGTCAGAGCCTTGCTGAGGGTGTGCTCAGTCCCACTGTCCACATCACTGACAAAGGTGTTAAACAGTGCCAGTCCCAGTACCAACACCTGGGGAATGCCACTTGTCACTGATCTCCACCTGGACATTGAGCCATGGGCCACAACTCTTTGAGTGTGACCATCCAACCAATCTTTTATCCTCCAAGTGATTTGTCAAATCCATGCTATTCCAATTTAGACACAGGGATGCATCACTCCTGAGCTTGGAGGAGGTGATCTTTGAATGTTAACCAGCTTTCTTGGGcccctcttccctccagcaTTTTATCTGATAGTACTCTACCGAGCAGATCCCTGAAGAGGCCAGAGTCTGCTCTCCTGAAGTCCAGGCCAGCCTACTTGCTGTGCACCCTCTCTCTGTGATGCCAATATgatcacagccctgcaggtgtgTGCATGTCTCTAAGTCCTTTTATTTATTCCCTATGCTATGTGCGTTTGCATAGAGGCATTTTAGCTGGGCTCCTGATGAACCTGACTTACTGGATGGAGTGGCAGGAATTCCATTGTGCTGCCCTTCAGGTGTCTCCTGCTGACCTGCATACCCTCTCTAGGCTCTGGGCATCTCTTGCTGGACCTAGCATCGAATTGGATTGGGAGAGAAAAGGGATGGAATGAGGTTCCTGTCCCTAGGCAGCTTTAGTTTAAATCCCTCTTTGCTGCTTGTCAAGCCTATGAGAAAAGATGTGCTTCCCTTTCTCTGAGAGAGGGACCCCATCAGCCCTCTGTAGAGCAGATGCCTTTGAGTTCCTCCTTACAGTGTTACATCCAAATAACATCTCCCCTTTGACTTAACAACTGAAGGAGACATGTAACCCTGTTCCTGAAGGACCTGCCCTTGGTCCTCAGTACATTTACACAAAGTTACTCTTCTATTATTCATCTTGGGGTATGTTACTGCTCTAGAGTTTGCTGCAGATGGCCTGTATAGCAAATTATCCTTTCACTCTCAAACTCCACTCAGGACTGAGTCTGACCTTTGAAGAGGGTTGAATGACACAAGCTGTTAAATTAACAATATTGAAAAAAGACATAACAGTagtataatataaaatacagtagACACACCATGGCATATGAAGGGAGCACCTGTTGCAACATGATACTTTAGGGAATTGCTTTTTGGGGAAAGTCACTCTTGTTTTCTGAGATCTGCAGCGCATCATGAGGGGAGCTTCAGACTTTTGTGAACATTTTACATGACACTATGATTAGAAGAAAGGCAATTAAACAACTTAAAGTAGGGAATAGAGGGAGAAACAACTAAGTATCATTGTCTGTGTTGTGTACACTCTGCTATGCCTGGTACAGGCAGCTGTGATCTCTGCCTCTTCATCCACAGCACATTATCCTGTGTTTAATGTGGTTTCCATTGTGTTCCTATGATTGATCATGAGTTATTCCTGCTTTAGATGTTCTGTCTGAAGAGCAGATACGActgaagaagctgaagaagCAGGAGGACGATCAGGCGCGGACAGTTGTGGTGCGTCCAAACCCTTCGAATCCACCAAGCCCTTCCCACAAACTGACGCCGGAACAGCTGAGCATGATAAAAAAGCTCGTGGCCGCTCAGCAGCAGTGCAACCAGCGCTCCTTCACAGACAGGCTCAAAGTGACGGTAAAAACTCTACCAGTGTAcccaaaataagaaaaagtgaAGTTTGGGGAGTTGCATTTTAGGTAAAATATTTGGGATAACAGTGTTACTTTATGCATGGCATCTGTGGGCTACAGCTCTGTAAAGAATAGCAAAAGATGAAGTTCTGAAGTTgtagttttctttccttgttctcTTCATCTTATCTTTCATCTTTGGCTCCATCTTTCACAAATATATGCTGTCTCTTCCCATTCCTACAGCCATGGCCCCAGATTCCTGATCCAAATAACCGTGAAGCAAGGCAGCAGCGTTTTGCTCACTTCACAGAACTCGCAATTATCTCTGTGCAAGAGATCGTGGACTTTGCCAAGCAATTACCTGGATTCCTGGAGCTCACCAGGGAAGATCAGATCGCTTTACTGAAGACATCTACCATAGAGGTGAGGGTTTGACTCCACCCCAGATGATAGTAGCAGAGATGAAAGAATTTTGAGTTATCCACCTAGAGAACTAGTTACATTCCTTTTTTGAGGATGGCAGACTGAAGGACCTCAGCTGTGGGACCATTACTGAGGTGCGAGGTTATATTGGCAGGGTGCCTGGTTATACAGGAAGGGAATGAGGCAAGTGCCTTGGTAGTGGTAAGCAGGGATTTCCCAGAAGCAAGGCACCACAAAGGACAGCAGAAGGctttattttggaatttttaagCACTCTGAGAGAAACTGGAATGGTTTcgtttggtgtttttttttttttccaaagatgCTTCAACAGTCAGCAAAGTACTGATGTTGTaacatttcttcctgctttCAAATTGAGTATATCTTACTCCTGTCTTCAGGTGATGTTGTTGGAGACATCTCGGCGCTACAATCCAGAGATTGAGAGTATCACCTTTCTTAAGGACCTGAGCTATAATCGGGATGACTTCGCCAAAGCAGGTGGTGCATTAGACAGATGTTTCTTCATCCCCAGTGTCTTGTGTTCttacatattttcctttttaatgtgGGCAGCTGGAAGTAGTTTATGGTGAGAGGTTTAGAACAGGACCAAACCAATAGCCctacaaacttttttttttttttttttttttgcttttaacgTATGGTACCAGCTCATTTCATGTCTTTTTCTAGGTGTCAATTTGCTTGGGAAAATCTGGACTCttaaagcatgaaaatattGCTGCAAGTGTCCACCTGGGACTAGCAGTTGGTAGAATATTCCTTGCTTGTAGAGATGTGACATGGTGGTGGAGCTGTATCAGATCATACCAATCCAAACCACAAGCAAGCATATCACCTGCTAATCCGGATGGACGCCTGGAGTGAATACATTACTGTGATTACATTTCAGTTGATACAAGTCTGTACTGTGCACCGAGGATCCCCAGAGACTGCTTTAGACACTTTATCATCCTAATATATAGTGGCCTGTGGTGTTGTGATCCCTGAAGTGTATTTTTCCAGGAACTATGAGTGTTTGTAATTTCAGATACACAATTCTTGTTACTGCATCTTCAGCATTTCTAAAAACATGACTTTAGCTGTGcttcagctgattttttttattttattccttgaCTAGCTATTTAACCATTTATACTTAAGATGGCCTGTATATACAACTTTTCTTTATGACACTTTTCCTGGTAGCCTTTTCTTCAGGTTATTAGAAAGGCAAAAAGCAGGAATCCAGAAAGATTCCATCCAGtttgttcttccttctctgATGCATTTGTAATGcaagaaattagaaatttaGATGCTATTTTGGAGGAAAGGCCTGAAGTTTTCAGTATGATTACATAGCACAGAGACCTGATTGGACAATGGTCTCTGTTATAGCAATAAATACCAGTGCATTTTTATCTGACTGCATTTATTAAATGAGGTGATTGGAAGCCTAGGTCAGACTCTGCCTCAGGTTGCCCAGTTCTTTGAGCTGAAGGAAATGGCATAGTTCAGAGTTCTTGGCACCACATATTTTCAGCTCATACATACTTTAGATTAACCTGAAGTGTGGAATTCAAACTTCTTTTGAAATCATGAAGGCTACTGGTGTGAAGGAGGTGATGCTGTGAGAGTGGACAGTATAAATATTGTGCTTGTGACCTTCTCATGTTTTGATGGACTTGTCTGATAGTTCATGTAGTGTTCCTTTAGCTGTTGCCCAGTAATGTGCTGTGGGGCATTTAAGGCTTTAGGAAAACCCAGAAATAATGTCATTTTACAGTTAGAACCTGACTTCTCAGCCACTGTTGTTGGTGCTCACCAGTAGTGGATGCGAAGGGAGGATTCATTAGAGAATAATGTAAGGGTTTTTCCCTGCCTGTCTCTCCTCCCCCCTCTCTGGTGTATAGCAGTGGATTTCTGGCAGCCTTTTCTGTgaaagggagggggagagaggggagacaATTGTTACTGCTTCACCTTGTTCTCTTCTGTTTGTTGCAGGTCTGCAGTTTGAGTTCATTAACCCCATCTTTGAGTTCTCAAAGGGAATGAATGAGCTACAGCTTAATGATGCTGAATATGCACTTTTAATTGCCATCAACATTTTCTCTGCAGGTAAAAAGCCAGGAACAtctgaagagctgcagcagcgAGTCAGAGggcaaaggaaataaagtgaAGGGATGTTACAAGCAGAAAAGGAGTAATAGAACATGTATAGAGTCTAGTGATAAAGGGAGCCTATGATTCATtatattctgaattttctaGGGCCATTTCCAGAGGAAATTGAATTCCTCACTATTGGTAAAGTGTGCAGAAAAACCAGCCAGTATTTATCTTCCTCATTTAGAAATCGGTATTTTACTGCCCCCTTAATGTCCTTGCCACCTCTCTGGTGTGATGCAGGTCCCACAGCATGAGTGACATCTAGTGGGCAAGCAAACATACTTTGGACAAGAGGCAGTATGCCCCGGGCCAGGATAGGGCTGTGCCAAAAAGCCACCTCTACTCTTCTGTCTCATGACCTGATTAAtgactgtttttctttgttcttgttttctaaCTGGCTCAACTACTGGAGAGACTTTCCCATTTGCTCTTGAATAAGCggctttgcattttttttgggGACAGGAACATGAGACCAACCAGCACTGTGTAAATGTGTTTGGTCTCTCTAACCTCCCCCTCCTCTATAGGAGTCGGATTGGACTCCCCATGTGCAGCGGACATCACTGAGAAAGAGAAGTTACAGGCAGCTGCCACAGTGTCATGGATATATCTCCCATTCTCCCTGGGTGAATGTGAGATGAAGTTTTGGGAAGACACGATAGGAGGAGGTGGGGTTAGAGATGTTAAATCCAGTGAAGCTGCCCGTGGCAATCTGCTTACATCTAATCTGCTTACTTCAACCCTGCTTTTTGGCAGACCGACCGAATGTGCAGGACCAGTCCCTGgtggagaggctgcagcacacCTATGTGGAAGCACTTCATTCTTACATTTGCATCAACAGACCAAATGTAAGTGCCTGACCAGAATATCTCCAGGGATGAtgcaagcagattttttttatttatgcaggCAGAGTTCCTGCAGTATTGTCTCTAACAGGTCTCTTGCTGCCTGTACTGTCAGGCTTGGCCCTTCTGGGCTCTTTGATAGCAGCTGTAAATGCAGGGTTTGTGAGCTGTCACAATCTGTTGTCCTGTATCACGTTCCATAGTTTAGCCAGCATGGAAAGTCTAGAGTTTTGGGACATGATGTACTATTTGTGTTCTTTCATATTGCATCCTCCTGGAGAATGCTGGGTCTAGAGGAAATAAGGATTGTGTAATGTAATCAGttatggtaatttttttttaaacaaagttttAGGTGAATTTACTAACAGCTGTCTGTTTGGCCCTGCAGGACCGTTTGATGTTTCCACGGATGTTAATGAAGCTGGTCAGTCTTCGGACACTGAGCAGTGTCCACTCTGAACAGGTGTTTGCCCTTCGGCTGCAGGATAAGAAACTCCCACCCCTGCTCTCAGAAATCTGGGATGTGCATGAGTGACTGCATGCTCCCAGGGCGCTGACATGCTGACATAATGCCATCTCCCAGCCTTTGCTAACGAGAAGCCAGCCTCCCCTCTCCAAAGCACTGAACCCTGGGCTGGGCATGCAAGGAGTGATGAGCCTGGGGTTTCAGTGTTGTCATGAGACTatgcaggaggcagctgggctAGATCAGATGGAGGGATTGATTTCGATGTAGTGCCCATACCCCAAAGGAATAAcgtgaaatatttgaaaacgGTAGAAATGAAGACCTTTCCCCCTGCCCCTCAACTCCTTTTTCTTCAGAGTCTTTCTCTTCTCTAAGCATATACTGAGGGTTTGCCCCATTGATCCTCTTCTTGCTGATTATGAAAATGAATTTGCAGGAACTTGCCAAAAGCTCTCTGTTGAGAGTAACCCAGCTCAAAAGGCTTCTGCAGGGTCCCCAGTGTACCTGGATCTGAGGAGCTCAGGGAAGTCAGTGTGGATGTTCTAGGGATTTCACTGGGTTTcctataaataaaatatcttgaATGTGCTGCCCTTTACAATGATTCCAAGAGAagtagcttttatttctttattatgaGACTACATCTCTAGAGCTGCCCTTTATTCTGGCCCTCCTTTGGAAAAAGGATTCCTGTAATGTGTAGTACCCTTTGTCTAACAAGGAGGTCCTCTGGGTAGGGAACATTGTGTATCAAAAAGATGTCAGGCATAAAgtagtggatttttttaatgtaatgcATCACGGTTTTATCTCATGGTGGTTCTCAGCTCAATTTACCTTTGATTTGCTAGCAGCTGGACAACTTTAGTTCAAAACAAATCAGGGCATAGATTTTATCTTTAGGGGTGGAATAGAAGAAAGATAGGGTAGGCCTGGTACCTAAGTAAGGTGGGTGTGGTGGAAGGATCTCAAAAACTTCCAAGAATCTGGAGCATGTGTTATGTGTTCCAAGGTGGGTGTGAAGATGTATCGACCAAGGAGAGAGGGCAGAGGGCACACTGCATTAAGTGAAATATGTGGGCATTGCATAAGCTGTGGGCTGTACAACTCTCAGATCACAGGCTGCAGGAATATTGTGTGTAATCAGATCCACTTGCATCGTCTTCCTTTTGCCAAAGTCTTTCCAAGGTACTTGCTCAAAGTTTCAGGTCACGGGATATGGGGGCACTCCTGTATGAGGAGTGCCAAATCCTTCAGAAGGACACTTGGTCTTGTATCCTTTCTTCACTTTGGGTATTGCGAGATCCACACTGGATTTATGGCCCAAGTTTTAAGTATCCACATCCATAAGTATTCTAGGATTTACAGCAATATTTTGTCTGACGGAAGAGAAACATATTGCTATAAAAagtgttcctttttttccaagaaaaaacaTCTTATGGCTGATCTCAGAGATGTAACCTTAAATATCCTGGTAGCTTGGTCTCATGAGTCTTCTCTGTCATAGGGTCTATGTTTGCTTGCCCAGTGAGCATCCCAAGAGCATAGGTTCACATGGCTcggggtttttttgtctgtctgtTTTTTGGTTcgtttgttgttttttttttggctgtgtATCTGAGCGCTATGCCCGTGGTGAGGGTATTGTGTCCATTTTGCACTTGAGGTTGGTCCCCTGCCACTGGCCTTCACTCTGCACCTTTGTAAAGCACTTGTAACAATCTGTAAAATAATCTGTTGTTTTTTATAACTCATTGCAATTGCAAAAATTCTtgtttaaatctgtatttttaactaATCTGTTTGAGAAATGTTAATGTTTATATAAAAGAATAAAGCCTAATACAGGATTTTGACATTCTGTGATGTGCTGTCATGAGACTGGAGGAGGGTGGAATAAGTTCTTGCTGTAACAAGCTCAAAGCTGAGAAGAAATTATGAGTATATGTGTTGGGGAAGAAGCAAGAAGTGGCAAGAAAGAAATAGCAGTGCAACCCCAGGCAGTTTCTTTTGGCCTTTCGTATGAGATTTGTAGCTCAGTATGTGTCTTGCTGTGTGCCAGAGCTGGCAAATAGGTGAAGTAGATTAAGTGTGTATCACAAAGACCATGCATTATGCATACACACCTCACCTCGATTTGTACAGCTGCATTCAGAATGTAACCCTTTTATTGCGTGTGCTCTACTCCATTCCCTGCATTTTGTGGCTCACCAAAACTGAAAGAGGAGTCCAGTGTGCCCCAGCTCTCACGTGGATTTCAGTAGGGCCTTACCTGACCTCTGGTATGCTGTTCATTTCTCATGTATCCACAGGCAAAACACCAGGAAGAGTTGAACATGTGCATTACCTCAAAGGGAGTGGCAGGACCGGGGAATGCAGAGAGCTGTCCAGCATTAGCTGCTTCTGAAGTGCTTGATGATCGCCTGCcccaaagggaaaggaaagcaatgGTCAGTTCAGCAAGGTTCCACACCAGAGGCTGTTCTGCTGAAGCCTCTGCGTTACTCTGGAGTATCAAATTCAAATTGGAATCTACTGAACCAGAGGAAGAAGGAATAACAGTAGGCTTATAGGAGACTGGAGCTGGATATGAGAGGGGGAGTAAAAAGCACAGCTCAA
This portion of the Vidua chalybeata isolate OUT-0048 chromosome 6, bVidCha1 merged haplotype, whole genome shotgun sequence genome encodes:
- the NR1H3 gene encoding oxysterols receptor LXR-alpha; protein product: MGPTQLNTQDHGKRVASVFEMEEEGLPLFSGSENPPEHTENPPLKRKKGPAPKMLGNEVCSVCGDKASGFHYNVLSCEGCKGFFRRSVIKGAQYVCKNGGKCEMDMYMRRKCQECRLRKCQEAGMREQYVLSEEQIRLKKLKKQEDDQARTVVVRPNPSNPPSPSHKLTPEQLSMIKKLVAAQQQCNQRSFTDRLKVTPWPQIPDPNNREARQQRFAHFTELAIISVQEIVDFAKQLPGFLELTREDQIALLKTSTIEVMLLETSRRYNPEIESITFLKDLSYNRDDFAKAGLQFEFINPIFEFSKGMNELQLNDAEYALLIAINIFSADRPNVQDQSLVERLQHTYVEALHSYICINRPNDRLMFPRMLMKLVSLRTLSSVHSEQVFALRLQDKKLPPLLSEIWDVHE